A window of Candidatus Saccharibacteria bacterium contains these coding sequences:
- a CDS encoding FMN-binding protein yields MESNQQQYKNRSRQVTLSAAIIVIIALVIAGVLANSNKPAQQSSTETQQTTSSTPGVTKTAEPTGEAAAVPNGPYKGGTYRAQGVYTSPGGETRINITLTIDGSGKVVNTKAESASDNPTSRRYQTKFIRNYTELVVGKNVNEIKLTTVSGSSLTSRGFQDALQKIKTEAKA; encoded by the coding sequence ATGGAAAGCAACCAACAACAGTACAAGAACCGAAGCCGGCAGGTGACGTTAAGCGCTGCGATCATCGTTATCATTGCGCTTGTCATCGCTGGTGTCCTGGCCAACAGTAATAAGCCCGCCCAGCAGAGCAGCACAGAGACACAGCAGACGACCTCCAGCACGCCAGGCGTGACCAAGACGGCCGAGCCGACCGGCGAAGCCGCAGCCGTACCGAACGGTCCATACAAGGGAGGCACTTATCGGGCGCAAGGCGTCTACACTTCGCCCGGAGGCGAGACCCGGATCAACATCACCCTGACCATCGACGGCAGCGGCAAGGTCGTCAACACCAAGGCGGAGTCGGCCTCGGACAACCCCACCTCACGCCGCTACCAGACCAAGTTCATCCGCAACTACACCGAGCTGGTCGTGGGTAAGAATGTCAACGAAATCAAACTGACGACGGTATCGGGGTCGTCGCTGACCAGCAGGGGCTTCCAGGATGCACTCCAAAAGATTAAGACAGAGGCAAAAGCATAA
- a CDS encoding oxidoreductase, giving the protein MLDLWNRFDLNLGRTTMYRLLLIGLNGLLVIALAFSLLGWLPFSALELLVSSAVFVGVSALTNKTFGYIFNAPQNTESALITALILTLIVAPAASLEEGLILVMIAVLAQASKYLLAWRGRHIFNPAAIAIVVPGLLGIGQASWWVGSLVMLPAVALFSLVVLRRMQRFQLLGAFVATALAVLAYFAVQDGRPVGGVLLEAITSWPLVFFGAIMLTEPFTSPSRRRYLLLYGALAGGLIASRWQLGPVYSTPEVALVLANLFAFAVNAKGSYRLKLKSIRQCGHDCYQFLFTPERPLHYKPGQYLEWTVPHKGSDARGVRRYFTIASSPTEPEIHLGLKTAEASSSFKKALTGLKEGQYVRASNLGGDFVLPDDRNEKLVFIAGGIGITPFRSMIKYLVDTGERRDVTLFYLVAKAEDVMYREVFEEAREVGMKIYFVLTTDAEAHGWDGLRGRFDEAMLEEYVKDVGLHTFFVSGPGGMVRAYKKMLRGMGVRRGYIRTDYFSGY; this is encoded by the coding sequence ATGCTTGATCTTTGGAACCGTTTTGACCTCAACCTGGGCCGTACCACCATGTACCGGCTGCTGCTGATCGGCCTGAACGGGCTGCTGGTAATCGCGCTTGCGTTCAGCCTTCTTGGGTGGTTGCCGTTTTCTGCGCTTGAGCTGCTGGTTAGCTCGGCAGTGTTCGTCGGTGTTTCCGCCCTGACGAACAAGACGTTCGGCTATATTTTCAACGCGCCGCAGAATACAGAATCGGCGCTTATCACCGCGCTCATCCTGACCTTGATCGTCGCACCTGCCGCCAGCCTGGAGGAAGGTTTGATACTGGTAATGATCGCCGTCCTGGCGCAGGCATCAAAATACCTGCTGGCTTGGCGCGGGCGGCACATCTTCAATCCGGCGGCGATTGCCATTGTCGTCCCGGGTCTGCTGGGCATCGGTCAGGCGAGCTGGTGGGTCGGCAGTCTGGTCATGCTGCCCGCGGTAGCATTGTTCAGTTTGGTGGTATTGCGGCGGATGCAGCGGTTCCAGTTGTTAGGTGCGTTCGTGGCCACGGCACTGGCAGTATTGGCCTACTTTGCCGTGCAGGATGGCCGCCCGGTCGGCGGGGTGTTGCTTGAAGCCATCACCTCGTGGCCATTGGTGTTCTTTGGTGCCATCATGCTGACTGAGCCGTTCACGTCGCCCAGCCGTCGGCGGTATCTGCTGCTGTATGGCGCGCTGGCGGGCGGCTTGATTGCATCGCGCTGGCAACTTGGCCCTGTGTATTCGACACCAGAAGTCGCACTGGTACTGGCGAACCTGTTCGCCTTTGCAGTCAACGCCAAGGGCAGTTACCGCCTGAAGCTGAAGTCTATCCGTCAGTGCGGCCATGATTGTTATCAGTTTCTGTTCACGCCCGAACGGCCACTTCACTACAAACCGGGCCAGTACCTGGAATGGACCGTGCCGCACAAGGGCAGCGATGCCCGGGGCGTGCGGCGGTATTTCACCATCGCTTCGTCGCCGACCGAGCCGGAGATCCACCTGGGATTAAAGACGGCGGAGGCATCAAGCTCGTTTAAGAAGGCACTGACGGGACTGAAGGAAGGGCAATATGTACGGGCCAGTAATCTGGGTGGCGACTTTGTGCTGCCAGATGATCGGAATGAGAAGCTGGTGTTCATTGCCGGCGGCATCGGTATCACGCCCTTTCGGAGCATGATCAAGTACCTGGTCGACACCGGTGAGCGCCGGGATGTGACGTTGTTCTATCTGGTGGCAAAGGCGGAGGATGTGATGTACCGGGAGGTGTTTGAGGAGGCGCGGGAGGTGGGCATGAAGATTTACTTTGTGCTGACGACGGATGCGGAGGCGCATGGGTGGGATGGCTTAAGGGGGAGGTTTGATGAAGCGATGCTGGAAGAGTATGTGAAGGATGTGGGGTTGCATACATTCTTTGTTTCGGGGCCTGGGGGGATGGTGAGGGCGTATAAGAAAATGTTGAGGGGGATGGGTGTGAGGAGAGGGTACATCCGAACGGATTACTTTTCTGGGTATTGA
- a CDS encoding sortase: MRSNSPPTDDASVYPLPQQAGISSSQPYPAASQPAAGDAPTAGLARAQLDNIYAVNPPHAEVANQTATQQAAGQLADDSVYNREHSEAGSYDWNQYHAAWQQYYQQYYAQYYNAELQKQQLLNPQAPTALTGESTSQTNQRQAAADALRQELTRKVKSHARRVRASSHFIPVLTALIVGGLFFFLQYNKVLAAEVNSYISPSSTVSDNVIVDPNANTEVGSEPRLIIPKINVDVPIVYGLTSLDNDSTQKLLENGVVHYPIPGANSMPGQKGNNVILGHSSNDVLVPGNFKFAFVLLERLKPGDLFYIHHEKKRFIYRISRTEVILPTEVSKLVLPNDKPVATLVTCVPIGTSKQRLLVFADQISPDPSAATDNKDAGKNGRQSDIPGNEPSLFQRVFGL; this comes from the coding sequence ATGCGCAGCAATTCACCTCCTACCGACGACGCTTCCGTCTATCCACTCCCGCAGCAAGCGGGTATTTCGTCGTCGCAGCCGTACCCGGCGGCCAGTCAGCCTGCAGCAGGTGACGCACCGACCGCCGGCCTGGCCCGCGCTCAGCTCGACAATATCTACGCCGTCAATCCGCCACATGCCGAGGTCGCCAATCAAACCGCCACACAACAGGCGGCCGGACAGCTGGCCGATGATTCAGTCTATAACCGCGAGCATAGCGAAGCCGGCAGCTACGACTGGAACCAGTATCACGCCGCCTGGCAACAGTATTACCAGCAGTACTATGCCCAGTACTACAACGCCGAGCTGCAGAAGCAACAACTGCTGAACCCCCAGGCGCCGACTGCCTTGACGGGCGAGAGCACCAGTCAGACCAATCAGCGCCAGGCAGCCGCCGACGCCTTGCGCCAGGAGCTGACCCGCAAGGTCAAGTCGCACGCCCGCCGGGTCCGGGCCAGCTCGCACTTCATCCCGGTACTGACGGCACTGATAGTCGGCGGCCTGTTCTTCTTTTTGCAGTACAACAAGGTGCTGGCCGCCGAGGTCAACTCGTACATCAGCCCTAGCAGTACGGTCAGCGACAACGTCATCGTCGACCCCAACGCCAACACCGAAGTCGGCTCGGAGCCGCGACTGATCATTCCCAAGATCAACGTCGATGTGCCGATCGTCTACGGCCTGACCTCACTCGATAACGATTCCACTCAGAAACTGCTGGAAAACGGCGTCGTCCACTATCCGATTCCCGGCGCCAACAGCATGCCAGGACAGAAAGGCAACAACGTCATCCTGGGTCACTCCAGCAATGATGTGCTCGTGCCCGGCAACTTCAAGTTTGCTTTCGTCCTGCTGGAGCGGCTCAAGCCCGGCGATCTGTTCTATATCCATCACGAGAAAAAACGGTTCATCTACCGCATCAGCCGGACCGAAGTCATCCTGCCCACCGAAGTGTCAAAGTTGGTCCTGCCGAATGACAAGCCGGTTGCCACCCTGGTGACCTGTGTGCCGATCGGCACCTCAAAACAGCGGTTGCTCGTATTTGCCGACCAGATCAGCCCCGACCCCAGCGCGGCTACAGACAATAAGGATGCCGGCAAGAATGGCAGGCAATCAGACATTCCGGGCAATGAGCCCAGCCTGTTCCAGCGAGTGTTCGGGCTATAG
- a CDS encoding FAD:protein FMN transferase — protein MSEPSVQQSISFEALGAPWHIDIYDELDPIAAEKLRGKMQARLELYEQQYSRFRDDSLVSGIARRAGEYRLDNAAQPLMQLYRRLYELSDGLVTPLIGRALEQAGYDAAYTLRPGDIHHPPDWDAVMRYDHPLLAVNEPVLLDFGAAGKGYAADLAADVLKDEGIRHFCINASGDLVAACPPDTTLTIGLEHPGDPEQVIGTATLSHGSLCGSAGNRRAWGEYTHILNPRSLQSPRHILATWVGAANGLLADGLATALFFMPVETLAQEFTFEYVIVNADMTAEVSADFPGTLFSE, from the coding sequence ATGAGCGAGCCGTCTGTCCAGCAGTCAATCAGCTTTGAAGCGCTCGGTGCGCCATGGCACATCGATATATACGATGAACTCGATCCGATAGCCGCCGAAAAACTGCGCGGCAAGATGCAGGCCCGACTGGAGCTATACGAGCAACAATACTCGCGCTTCCGGGACGATTCACTGGTCAGCGGCATCGCACGGAGAGCGGGTGAGTATCGGCTGGACAATGCCGCCCAGCCGTTGATGCAGCTCTACCGGCGGCTCTATGAATTGAGCGACGGACTGGTGACGCCGCTCATCGGGCGGGCGTTGGAGCAGGCCGGTTATGATGCCGCTTATACGCTGCGCCCGGGCGACATCCACCATCCCCCGGATTGGGATGCGGTAATGCGCTACGACCACCCGCTGTTGGCCGTCAACGAGCCGGTACTGCTCGACTTCGGCGCTGCGGGCAAGGGCTATGCCGCCGACTTGGCTGCCGATGTACTCAAAGACGAAGGAATTCGTCACTTCTGCATTAATGCCAGCGGCGACCTGGTGGCCGCCTGTCCGCCGGATACCACACTGACTATCGGGTTGGAACATCCGGGTGACCCTGAGCAGGTTATCGGCACCGCGACCCTGAGCCACGGCAGCCTATGTGGCTCTGCCGGTAATCGACGGGCTTGGGGTGAATACACGCACATCCTGAATCCGCGCAGCCTGCAAAGCCCGCGCCATATCCTTGCCACTTGGGTAGGTGCCGCCAACGGTCTGTTGGCCGACGGCCTGGCGACGGCACTGTTCTTTATGCCGGTCGAGACGCTGGCGCAAGAGTTCACCTTTGAGTACGTCATCGTCAATGCCGACATGACAGCCGAGGTATCCGCTGATTTTCCGGGCACCTTATTCAGTGAGTAA
- a CDS encoding PEGA domain-containing protein, which produces MYNQDPAIRRRRDRLRFFGYGAMTIATILLAVLSIYFVLGYRVNKSLQVEQGGLMKFDSRPRGATVTLNGVQARQTRYQVNAETGEHTIRYEREGYHPWQKTVSLHAGEVLWLEYARLIPTLVTTQPVADLAAVHQASTAPDREWMLLHATPETPVFSLVDARNEGKPVITELALPAAAFTVPAEGKPSLFDIQMWSRDSDFVLIRHSFNDADVEYIRLPVGDPARAENVSRLFGLPLASLRFAEGSNAVFFAQGTDASLLRLDRGDPAKPVTIAKSVVAFDELNEGSVAYAVRPDPAVAERQLFIWQRNGEKRTRIKTINEDVPMQLQFNQYYSHTYLTEVYGSHLEVTEDPLLAPRKTIISQSLSFTPAALQASPGNRFIMSQTGESIAVFDIELSQLYTFTSPAEARLPLQWADDHHIAMTGNGSLRLVEFDGTNSQHITAFAGIGDVLVGTEGRSLLSIGKQDNGSLRLQSSTLLTPADQ; this is translated from the coding sequence ATGTATAACCAAGATCCTGCCATCCGCCGCCGGCGCGACCGTCTCCGCTTCTTCGGCTATGGCGCCATGACAATCGCTACTATTCTGCTGGCCGTGCTCAGCATCTATTTCGTATTAGGATACCGGGTGAATAAGTCACTTCAGGTTGAGCAAGGCGGCCTGATGAAGTTCGACTCACGTCCGCGCGGCGCCACAGTGACGCTGAACGGTGTCCAGGCGCGCCAGACCCGCTACCAGGTCAATGCCGAGACCGGTGAGCACACTATCCGCTATGAACGCGAGGGATACCATCCATGGCAGAAAACCGTCAGTCTGCACGCTGGCGAAGTGCTATGGCTTGAATACGCCCGTTTGATTCCGACCCTGGTCACCACGCAGCCGGTCGCCGACCTGGCTGCTGTTCATCAGGCGTCCACCGCGCCCGATCGCGAGTGGATGTTGCTTCATGCTACGCCGGAAACGCCGGTATTCAGCCTGGTTGACGCCCGCAATGAGGGTAAGCCGGTCATCACGGAGCTGGCATTGCCGGCTGCCGCCTTCACCGTTCCGGCCGAAGGTAAGCCCTCCCTCTTTGACATCCAGATGTGGAGCCGGGATAGTGACTTCGTCCTGATAAGACACAGCTTCAATGACGCTGACGTCGAATATATCCGCCTCCCGGTCGGAGACCCGGCCCGCGCCGAGAACGTATCCCGTCTGTTCGGCCTGCCGCTGGCGTCGCTACGCTTTGCCGAAGGCAGCAACGCCGTATTCTTTGCCCAGGGTACCGATGCCAGCCTGCTGCGCCTCGATCGTGGCGACCCCGCGAAGCCGGTTACCATTGCCAAATCGGTGGTGGCGTTTGACGAATTGAACGAGGGTTCGGTGGCGTACGCCGTACGCCCTGACCCGGCCGTCGCGGAGCGGCAATTGTTTATCTGGCAGCGCAATGGTGAGAAGCGGACGCGCATCAAGACCATCAACGAAGACGTGCCAATGCAGCTGCAGTTCAATCAGTACTACAGCCATACATATCTGACCGAAGTCTATGGCAGTCACTTGGAGGTGACGGAGGACCCCCTGCTTGCACCACGCAAGACAATCATCAGCCAGTCCTTGAGCTTTACGCCAGCTGCGCTGCAGGCCTCACCGGGCAACCGGTTCATCATGAGCCAGACCGGCGAGAGCATCGCCGTCTTCGACATTGAACTGTCTCAGCTCTACACCTTCACCTCTCCCGCAGAGGCCCGTCTGCCGCTGCAATGGGCTGATGACCATCACATCGCCATGACGGGCAATGGCTCGTTGCGCCTGGTGGAATTTGACGGTACTAACAGCCAGCACATCACGGCCTTCGCCGGCATCGGTGATGTCCTGGTTGGCACCGAAGGCCGCTCATTGCTGAGCATTGGCAAGCAGGATAACGGCAGTCTGCGCCTGCAAAGTTCGACCCTGCTGACGCCGGCAGACCAATAA